Below is a window of Cydia amplana chromosome 3, ilCydAmpl1.1, whole genome shotgun sequence DNA.
TATGACTCGTCATCTGACTCATCTCCTCCAAATGCTCTGTAAGTAGTTTCAGTTTCTGAATTTTTCCTGGAGCTGACGTAGGTACGGCCGATGAGTGACTGTGTAACTTCAGACTTTTGGATTTTATCTCCCTTTCTTTCATCTAAGCTCTGATTGTAACGTAGTTGGGCTTTCTGCGTTTTATCCATTGATGGTAAATCGTAGAACTTCAATACGTTTGGATGACCTTGGAAGTATTTTTCGCTGTACACGTTTCTATTGTAATAACCGCCATTGCTGGCTGGATAAAGTTCTTCATCTGGAGCATATCGGTTATCGAATTTATCTATATTTTTGCCACCTGGCGGAAACCAGCCctgcaaaaaataaaacaatcatGACAATGTATCTTACACATtaacctaggtaggtacattaggtattaTATGAATAAAACGGTATGCAGGAAAATAATAGAACTTAAAGTAGCGCTGACCTTCGCCCTACTGTTATGTATATTATTACGCGctaatattattacttaatcttaTCAAAAGTactttttttcatattataatGACTTACCAATGAACTGACACACTGCCTCGTATTGGCAACAAGCGTGACTGACGCGTACGCCGCTGGGGAAGTGGCCGTCTTGTTCGTGTTCCATTCATTGCCCATGATTTTAGATGACGTCACTTCTGCGTATTCAGGCAACTGCTGCGCAACTTTATCATATTCGGAATTCATCTTTTGATTATTCTGTTTGGGTTGAGTACCCGACATACATAATCCTGGCTGATTCTCCATCCAAAGCAGTGACTCTGTTTTTGTTACAGTGTTCTTATTATAGCAACTGGTGAGCGGGTGAGACAAGGAAACTGCGGCTTTTATGTTCATTTGTGTTACTAAGCTCGTTCCGTTTGAATCTAGAATTAGACAAACAAAATTAGCCTTCGTTTATATTCAACTAACCACATAACTTAATTACATTTTCCTCCGTAAATCGAAAGTAAATCATCTCCTTCATTGGAGGCTCCAAAAAACATAGGCATAACACAATACCAACAAAGCGAGGTAAATTGGCTTAGAGGTAACTGGGTGAGTCAACAAACGAATCGCCTCGAGAAAACAAAACAGAAAACATTTACATTTACTGGGTCTTTATTTCTCGGATTTGTATCATTCCTTTGTACCCAGAACGTGAATGCAAAGTGAAAGAGATCCAGTGCGCTCGCGAGAGGGCTCGTGCCACCTTTCAACTCGAAAGTAATCTAGCCCCTCCCTTCGCATGGCAAAGCCTCCATCAAACAAACGCTCGGCTCGCACCACCCTACGACACCCAaggaatgtttttaattttgaaattctGATGCTGATTCCACGGAAAAAATGTAAGCGTTTTGAGTTAAGCTgaataactgtttattttccagTTACCTTGTTGCCAGTCGGATATTATTCGACTGCGCGTCACTTGGGATAATTCAAAAGAGAATAATGTGAAGTAATCTTTACTTTGATGAGAATCGTATATCACTTTGATACGCACCGTATATATTTGGAAGAGCGGACGACTTTTTGGCGAAAATGTTATGCTTTCTGATGTAAATAATTCCGCCAATCACAATTACTTTGAACAGAACGATCGCTCCAATCAAAACGTAAAACCATGTTTCCATTACGAAGTCGCCGGCTACGATAGACACTTCTCCATTTACGGGAtacctgaaataaaaatatcacgTCAAAGAACAATCAAGTTAAAACAAATACATTTGGAGACATTACGAGCGCTTTCCTGATTATTTACCTTGATAAAGGATCCAATCCAATAGAACGGGAATCGATATTCAAGTACACCTTTTGACTAAATGGGCCCATCCCCACAACGGTTTCAGCGGCAATTTGAACCGAATAACTGACTCCGGAAGTTAAGTTTGTCATTATGAGGCTCGTGGCTTGATGTACTGTCGTGTTTATGGCTACCATCGATTTGTTGGCGGGTAAGTCCAACCAATTCACCAAAACATTGTAACCAGTAATTAGCCCATTTTGTAAATGAGGTTCTGGGGGTGACCATTTCAAATGAACTGTCGTTGTATTGAAGATAAACATTTCAATATTCACTGGAGGACCCTCTggcactgaaaaaaaaagtaatcttATTGATAACGCACAATAATATAGATGCTTCATAGTAAATTATACCAATATTATGCTTTAATGCTTACCATCATCCAGCGTTTGAGCAATCCTAGAATTAGAAGGTTTTCCTTCGAATTTCTTATAAAATGGAATAAGGAAAAACTCGTATTTTGTATACTTCCTTAAAAAGGTTATTTCATACCCAGATACATCGTTTGAATGTAAGATAGTCTTCATTTGATATTCTGTTGTTGCATTGTCAAGAGGTCTGTAGTATATAAATAATCCCTCCAAATAATAGAAATTTAAAATTTCCCACATCAGCTTAATAGTTTTCGAGTCAATAGGCGTTGCTTCGATTAGTTCTACTATGTTATCAGTCATGATGTTATTTCTAAATCCGGTGTTATTGGAGAACACTCCGTTTTCCCACAGGGCATTGCCACTTTCGCCCACTATTACAGGATCGGAGACCGGGCTCGGTCCGGATAAGCCATGCGAGTTTTCCGCTCtcactataaacatatatgtaacgCCAGAAACCAAAGACATAGCTACATACTGTGTTTGTTGTATTTTCTTTGCCAACACTACCCAACCCCGAGAATTCCTAGGTGTGTTATTTCCGGAAAGTGTTTCTCTCGAAAACACTTCCACTTGGTATCCGAGTATGGATGACGATCCgattttgttattttgattcCAAGATATTGTGACAGTGTTTTccgttatgttatgtatctgcgGTTTAGTGGGTGGACCGGGTAGTGACGATACATCTGCCGCCCGAAAGAAATGTATATTTGGGTTTATTGGACTATCTACTAGCAAGACGCCGCTCCATACATATTTTCCGTGATGCGAGGAGGCGACGCAAGTGTACGTACCGCTGTCGCTTTTATCCAAATCTCTTAATATTAAAGTCCCGTCATTAGACACATTCCTTCTATGGTTTTGTATTAGCGCTTCCCCTCCGAAATACCAGGCTATGATTGGTTCAGGTGTGCCGACGGCTGTGCAGGGGAAAACTGCCATCGATTTTATAGGTAACGTTTGGTTAGAGGGCCCGTTTGTTATGATTGGAGGTGGGCGGTCATCGTCTGACGTAACTGTTAATTTTCCTCTGACAAACGAACTGCCGGCAAAATTCACCGCCGAGCAAACTATTGTGATACCGCTGTTGTTTTTGGTTGTTTCATTTACGGTCAATGTAGTGACGCCGTCAATAACCGGCGTGGCATGGTATTTGCCCTTCGACGTGCCGGGTAGTATTATTGTCCTGTTTCCCTCTAAACTCCAGAACATTGTCGGTTCAGGGCGTCCTGAGGCCGTACAGGTAAATGTAGCGGCTGCACTATTTTCTACTGTTACGGAGTTTGGCTTAAGCGATATTGTAGGTGGatctaaaaaaggaaaataaataattaaaactctAACTTGTATCAAAATTTTAACAAGTAAGAACGGTAAACAGATTATTCAGAACATTATCTACATTCTGTTCTGAAtaataaaagcttattacacAAGCAATTAAAACATTTCAAAGTCAACCTTTTGctcaaaataaattatcacTCACCGTATACAGTCAAGTACCCTGTGGCGCTTACGGCGCCAACTGAATTCTCAGCCTCGCAACTGTACTCTCCTTCGTCTTCTAAAATAACGTTATCGAGCCTAAGGCTCCTGTCGTCTAGAACTTTGACGCGGCCGAGTGGCATGTTGCCTCCTCCGGCCGTCCTCCGCCACAGCACATCCGGGAGGGGGTCGCCACCCACTCGGCATTGGAACGTCACGCTGCCGCCGGTCTGCGCCACCACGTCCTCAGGGCCCGTTATTAAGTACGGCTTAACTGCACAGTGAGAAATGTCTCTTGAATTACATGACAAAAGAGCATAATCACGACTTCTAATTACTGGCTGGATTTGAGGTACAAATAGGGCTTTCACAGAGAGAGATTCGAGGAATTGTTACTCACTGTGGATTCGTAGCGTAGCAATAGCCGATTCCCTTGTCCCCGCTGGATTCCGAGCTATACATTGATATCTGCCAGCGTCAGTTTGCCGCGCGTCTtgtataactaaactaccacCATCGACTAAATGCATTCTGGAATACAAGATATACAATTACAcacacatgtaaaataaaaaggaagatttattgtgaaaaatatttgaatgGATTTTATTACTTAGACCGATTGCAATGAAACAAAGTCATTCAAATGTAGGGCGGAATAATTCAATGGGAAATTAACATTTAATAAGGGGTCCAGTGAGCCGGAACTATTCAGATTTTTACTTGATTGCTTGTTGAGCTCTTCAAATATCCCCTCTTTTATAACTTTGATGTACCCTCCCTACGactgttaattatttttatgctCCGCCATACGTAACGACATGCGCCCTCAAGATGTAACCCAACGCCATGACTTATAAAAATTCATAGACACCAAAGTGGAATAAATTGGCAATAAAACTTTTAAAGAAGATTCAATTTCAGCTTTTCTTCTACCCATATAGTTGAGGTTAGTGTGCAAATAAAGAACAAGCATAAATAAGTGAACTAGCcacattattttatataaagttttatctacactttatataaaataacgATGGCTGTAATTTAACAAAACAACGCATTATAAATAGTTTGTGTTTAGGCTTCAAACACATTTTCAACAAAGAAAATGCGTTTGTTAAGCTCTTAGAATAAaagtgtaagtacctaatcaaaTTTATATGACGCCGAGTATCTCATATCAAAGGAGTATCTATGCTCATTCACAAGACTATCGCGTTGCTGCCAACCCACTCGCTCTGAGAGCTCTTAGTGACTACCCCTAAAATTCCCTCCTAATTTTGTTTTATCGAGCGAATACTGAACCCATTCTAGGaaaactttatttacagttatcgTTAACTCTTTTTTCTTTTAGGTTCACCTCTTAGTCCAGCTAGTTTATTTTTCTGTTCATTAGTAAGTAGAGTTTTACTGGATTTACATTAAACTCAACTCGGTACGCGAAGTAAAAAGTTCTCTTTCTTGTGGTGTGAAGTTAAAGAAAGCATTAATTACCTGGAATCGCCATCAAAATGCAGGGCCTGGCCGTTTTTCTTCCAGTAAATAGTAGGTTCGGGCGATCCTCGCGGCGGCGAACATTCCAATATTACAGTTTCACCTTGCGCAGTTTGTGTTGACACTGGCTCTAGTCTAAAGTCCTCACGTAGCACTGGAACACAtgatgcaattaaattaaatcgactcgtaagataaaaaaaaaacggatatACATGTAGGTCACTAAACATATAAATTACCTGCTACATGTAAGGTTGCATTTCTACTCCTAGCTGTTCCGTATGAATTCGTTGCTTCACACCAATAAACCCCTGCATCTGAGTGGGCTCTACCGTGTGTCGCTCTTAAGAAGAACAGACCACCTGCAGGCAGCAGACTACGGTGGGTGTCGGAGACTACTAGCACGCCTCCTTTGTACCATTTTATGTTAGGCGGAGGTGAGCCTCCAGCACGGCAGTTGAGAGTGACCGGCTGGTGACGAGCCACCGTGACGTCCAAAGGCTGTTCGATGATGTACGGTGCTTCTCCGCTGCTCCCATAGTCGTCACTTAGCCCACCATTTACTGGATCTGTTGACAAAACAAtccctatttatttaattttctccaTTATGCAATACTTCCGTGTAAACACTCATAGTTCGAGTACTTCGCTCAGTTAGCGTGCCAGGATTCAACGGCTAATGAAAGGCGACGGTAGGTCTCGCGCGGACCCACCCACTGCAATTTCCTACACACGagctttattttaaatttacctaACAAAAGACCTTTCTAGGCAacggtttattttaataataggttgAGTATGTCATTTGCAGCTACTCTAAAGCGGGACACAATAATAATGAGCTATAAAAACATGCCAGCCAAACCATGGCCTTCCCCTAAGGATGCTGGGTTTCGAACCCTCCACTATTTTACTGTGTTTACAACGAAACGCGCAGATGTTAGTTTTTGACACTCGAATTGATGTATGTCTATTGTTGTACTTCGGCATTATTATAGTGAACGTAAAAATCGATCAGCCAAAAAAATTCGATACGGTGTCCGATTTTGGCAGAATGAATCTCTGGGAGCGGGCGGTGACTCGATTCCAGAGACAAGGCTGTTTTCTGAACAAAATCAATGGGGATTACTCTTTTGTACGAAGtaattgtgtttatttattcaCGTGTCCCAACATTATGGATGCGGTACGATACAAGGGCTAATCTATAATTGAATCTCTAATGCTGAATTCGATTTGCTATCCTTcaatttttgaacaaaaatcCCATATTTTATTGGCTGTTGGTGTTGTATTGTCCCCTGCTATATTCTTAATAAGCCGTTACGTAACTTCTATTATTAGTAAAGAAAAAGTACATACGTTAGTTTAGGTAAGTACGTACGAATACGAAtacattataggtacttatattatgtTACATTAAGTTACGTGTGTAGGTATAATTTACGCAGATTGTGCTTATGTAAACCGACTGTTCCCTTATTGCTAGTTTATTGTGGTActttaaattaacaataaatcaATATGAACATTATttggcgttctacatgacataaaagctctccaaggggcctctacgtattggatctatatccccacgcaagcctatcaaaagaccgggattataggcccgtgaaatctaaggagatacaaataataatcaaTATGAATACTCAGCAGGATTATGATgaaaaaatattcattttacCTATATTCTCATGACACGTTAACGCACTAAATGAAACCCACGCTCAAAGTACTTTAGTTTTCGGTGCAAGCGATTTTCGTTGAGAAATGCTCAACCGTGGCTGCACCCGATAGTACGTTCCTATGAAAAGCAAGCTCAAAGTATGTTTCGTTTTACGGGAACGGATTATTTGCATCTACTAACCTCGTACCTTTAATTAAATGAAGGCAGCAATGCCTGAAGCAGTAAAAGAGCTGcagttttcatacaaatattgGAACCGCTACAGGCTGCCATTTATGCGCTCCGCTGAAAACGTGCTGCAGCTGTTCAtctcgaatgaccccgtttttTATGTCCCTGAATTCTAGGCCACCTATTTTCAATACAGGATATTACTTTTACATGGTACGTGAATCCATGTAATGTACAGTTGTATAGTATTAATCTGTTTGTAGTTCGACTTCATATTATCAGATACTAGAAAAAAGAATCGCCAATATCAAACGAAAAAGTTATgcctttataaatttaaaatggaCTAAATGAATCAAATCACAAAATGACCATCGCGCATGGCAGTCTGTAATAAATTAACTGTCAAACTCATAAAGTTCCCCGACAGGACCAAGTCTATAAATAGATAAGTATCagacgaataaaaatatgatttcGCAGATTGCGAAGAgcataaaatattgtttatgtCGATCTCAATATGTTGGTTTATCGCGCATAAAACTATGAAGCTTTATGGCTTAGTTGTGTTTGAGCCATTTATACGAGATATTCTTTTGGACTGGATATAGTCCGTCCCGAGTCTAACAAGTTTGGTAATTCTtttaatttctataaaaataactAAGTTCGCGTTGGTCCACGGATAGTGGAAACCTTCGTTCGTAATTTTTACGATACTAACTAAGCCACGCTTATACAAACCGTAAACAAAAAAGGTCCTTTCTTTTTGCCACTTGATATTATATTGTGAAGGGAAATTTTATGAAATTTACAATTACAAAATACTTGAGCATTTATTAAGTTTTCTATTACCCAGAAAACCTGGGTAACCTGGGTTTTAATATACCCAgtgtaaagtaataataaaaccgcCTACAAGAATAGCTAAATAACAGCCGTAGATTAATGAATCCAAGTCTGAGTTGACAACAGTGCCGTCGCTCGTGGGCATAACTTTTCGATTCGCACGCAAGTAGTTACGCTCTATTGTTCAAAATCTTTATAAAAAAAGACTGAGAGGGTGCTGCGTCCCCTTGCTAATTTATACTACTGGCACATGTTGACACGCGTCgccaagaaaaaataaataaaaaatagtttacAGACATGGGTTTCGCATTTAAAGTCGTCGGCCACGCGCTCTAATGCTGTAAGTCCGTTTGAACTCTGTcgttgtatattttttgttggttTGAAATTGATAGCCCTCAGAAGTCCGTGAACCATAAACTTTTAGACGAACATTTGATTGCTCTTAGTTCACACTAGTATATGGGTATATAGTGTTGATAAGTCGCGAGTCCTTTGGAGTGGAAAAAGAGTGAGTTGAAAATTCCGTTTGATTTTACTTAGAATCTATCGCGACGCGGCAGTTTAATCTCTGTCAGCAtcgttaaaatataataaagatgAATATATTGTAAATTTCTTTGATCTATAAACCATTTATTTCCATGGCCTGTTTCAGAATTAGCGTAATCGCGTTGGcatgtttattaaattaataatatacaaACTATAATTTCTCGCTTCTGCGAACGAGTCCAACGTCtattccaaaataaaataagcaccaCCGCATGTGATAAGATCATTAGCGTTCAAGTTTTATGTCACCCTAAGTAACTTGATAACCTTTTCAATCGcaaatatctaattctaatcaCATTGATTGACTCCCTTGGGGGGCAATCATGATTTTTCAAATTACGAGGCGAGCACGTGTTAAATTTTGAGACCCCTTTGCAACGTGACGCCGATGACGTTATTACGCGAATGCCAGCCAGTTGCGACATTCTTGTCTAATTGGCCGAAGCCCtcattttaaaagaaaaatgtttttttgccTACTCAAGAATACCAACAAATATTTCACCGCTAGAAACTGCAAACAACGTGAACATCGCAAACGGGAACACACCTAGGAACAAACGGGCAATGAAATGTCACGGTTAATGAAATACCacttacaattttacggtgcaAAAAACGAGAAGACTCCGTCGCACATGTGCTAAGAGATACTGTTCTCGACGGATGGCGGGATTAGCTCTAATGTAAAATTCGTGAGCTACAATGTTTGTCTTGTAAGGCGTCCGCCTAATGTAGTAGGGACAAATTGTTGACGTAGTGTCATCTTTCATAGGGCTAGCCCGGCCTACCTGCGAATGGAAGCAGACATTGAAATGAACGATTCGGTTGTTGAAATATCACCTTTAAAATATTGTCataaaattcaaattgaatTGAAGGCGCCTTGACTTCCTTGGGATATTAGTTAGTAACAATTATTTCTGGTAGAATTTAAGGAGTGTCGAGAAGCGTGCCAATGGCAGTTACGGTGTATCTGAATTTTGTATTTGCTGTTGCAACCATATTGATATATAACAGTTGAAATAGCATACAAAAGACACACAGAgaaattgtatattttaattaattagccTAATGAGTAGATAATTACATTCCGTGCGTTTCTTAATATACCATCTACGCTGattttgatgttattatacaaCTCTGACTATTTGGATATTACAATGcatgtaaaaagcggccaagtgcgagtcggactcgcccatgaagggttccgtatttaggcgatttatgacgtataaaaaaaaactacttactagatctcgttcaaaccaattttcggtggaagtttacatggtaatgtacatcatatattttttttagttttatcattctcttattttagaagttacaggggggggacacaaattttaccactttggaagtgtctctcgcgcaaactattcagtttagaaaaaaatgatattagaaacctcaatatcatttttgaagacctatccatagataccccacacgtatgggtttgatgaaaaaaaattttttgagtttcagttcgaagtatggggaaccccaaaaatttattgttttttttctatttttgtgtgaaaatcttaatgcggttcacagaatacatctacttaccaagtttcaacagtatagttcttatagtttcggagaaaagtggctgtgacatacggacggacagacagacggacagacggacagacagacagacagacatgacgaatctataagggttccgttttttgccatttggctacggaaccctaaaaaactaagGCTTTCAGTAGGTATATTCGACTATAAAACATACTAAATATGTGATGCGGAATTTTATGTATTGTTTATTTCGCTGATACATGAAGTCGATAGGTACAGCAACGCAAGAGGCCGGTTGTAGGAACCATTTTTATTAATCAGACGTATCGGCAAACAGGAAGACGGTCCGCTGAATAAATAAAAGGTATAGTTAGCAAACTGAAAGCTATCTGATCGTTGCTGCTTTATGATCGTCAACACAAAAAAAGGTTTTTGGCGATCGGCCCATGCGATAAGTTTACTTTAGCGCAGCTTCTGACATCTATGTTTAGGATCAACAAGGGATTGCGATTGAAatctaccgcggtattcggaaaacaagatccgttctagactagagaacgatacgatatgtactagatacgttgtagtttacatttcaactagttctcttttgctgctcaattcgggcaaaaatgtcacttttacgttaaaatatcgtaataatatcttgtggaaatcgttcaagagtatcttcagaatcgcggaaatgtcaaatttgacaggctacatcttaaaattatcgttatcgtatcttggtgatgtctaatagatgtctagttcaaaatccgaatcgggccgctAATCGCTTTGCGCTATGCGGTACCTTGGTCAATGAAACTGAGAACGTACCGTCATTCGAACTTCTGAAATCTGCTCTTGTTTTCATACTGATTTGATTGACAGTACACACATGAGCTCATCCGTACTTTAATAACGTTGGTGCGACCGAATACCTAGCCTAATTCGTACTGTCCTTATTTTAAAAGTGAAACTACattttttacttcaaaaataacCATGTTTATGAACATCATAAAGGACTTTTATTAAGCGTCACACGTGCGTAAATATCCATAAGTGTcacagttttgtttatctgcTACGTTTTGAGATATAAACCATTTTTCAATTCCCGATACAATGACGTGCACTATGGACTGCCGTTTGTAAGCCCGGAGCGCgactgtttatttttattattcgttTTTTCACCGCATTTTACGCAGCATCCATCACGCATTAGTCACAAAAGATAGGCGTCGTTTAACATTAGCTTAACTTCTTTACGCTTTGATAGCCGCCCGGGGCGCTGGCTGTTTTTTATACCGCCCATTGATACACAGACTAAAATAATTCAATCACGGCGACATCATTTACTGGGGGATGGAGTGTATCCAGACATCAGTTTTTAGTGAACTTTTTGGTGTTGATTGTGAAATGTGTTCTATGGGCAGATGCGGGACCGTTTATGCATGTGTGTTTTGTTATCCTAATGAGGTTTGTCACTTAGTTACGCTTTCAATTCTATCTGTCCCCGGAGGGCCGTTATTTGGCGTTTAATTTGtgaaagataattttaaatgGTCGGTGTTTTATCTAGTACTTATACGCACCAAGTAAAAGTAACTGATGCTacctatgtaattaattctACATTCCTATATCGACGCTAAAAGCAAAACAAGAATACACCTGTTGAAATTGTGTTAATAGACGCCTTATAGTCACATAGTAATATCATCTCATCTGTACTGTACCGAAACTATAACGGTTTcctttttctttcatatttaTTCGCTATGGAACCCTAACTTAACTTACACTACTTTGTGtactaataaaattacaaaaccaTACTGCACTTTATTTTACTGCTTTATTTAAATCCTTGCTAAACGATTCCATCCCATTAAACAATATGGCCACTTTGACGGAGTTATTCCTGGCTTAGCCGGTGGCACAAATCTAAGATGATACGGCGAGGCACTAAATATCAAATAGGTGTAGGGGAATGCGCCCCCAGAGGGTGCTCGCTATTAGCGCTGGTTGAACCCTGTCTCCGCTGCATATTTGTTACTCTTCAGaactttatttgtaaataacggtaattgtatttaattattGTGTACTTACAAATtagctaaaaaaacaaaaatagctAATATTGACCCTTGTTAACAATTTTGCCCATAATATATATCTTATTCCACTGAACTTATTATAGTATACCTATAGATAAACAATTTTACCTGTGTAAAAACAAAAGACGGCCAGCAGGGACGTCAGAACAGCCCGGGTGTTCATGTTGCTGTCTACTGCCACGTCTTCAGACAGACGTGAGGTGCTCTTGGAGGGCTCGCTTCATTCTCTTCTACTTCGCTCATCtggaaaaaaaatattcctAAGATACAATATATACCAGGCCCTAAGTAAGATAGATTTGATCTTATGAAATTAAAAAgcatgtttatatatatagtacctacctacataacttCTATACTTTGTTAAGGGAAATGTTTGCCATAACCTTTTAGGGTCCTTTTAAGTGACTTGTTTAATTAAGTAACAACTTGTTTTATTATCATGGAGCAATCAATGATTACTAAATATGACATAGTAGActcaataaaaatgtttacttaATGTTACTGATAAAAAACCTCGGAATGGAATAGAAAGgattcggtttttttttattttattgcttaACTGTATCACACCAATACTGTCAGCGTTATTAAAACTAAACCAAGTAAAACGACATGCTTATATTACAGGGAAAAGACGAGAAGCATAATCACATTTCTTGCGGGAAGACAAATTCATCAAATTTATTGGTTTATGGCCCTCTAATTTAACGTAGTTTCCGGTTTACATTGAATTTCATAAAGCCCTCTTCCTTTATCCAATAATACATAGCGAAACTCGCAGACCCATCTTGGGGACGGAGAGTTTCCAAATTAACCTCTACCATTTGAATACGAAAGGGCGAGATGTTGACTGGAGACTTGTATTAGCTAAGACCTAAAATTAAGAACACAAAATTACAACATAGACACACAAAATCACGAACCCTTATTGAGCTTAATGTGCAATGTGGGACTAGATCGATTTACATAAATTTGTTTcgttaattatatatttaaataaaaacaccaaaattcaaATGTCACAATTTTAGAAcaagtttttaattaatttcaaacTGTAAAACCAACTTTAACACGTACGTAGttgtaaatgataaaaaaacaactaaaaacaaaaaaaatactttttgggATGTCTTTCATTAGATAACACAATAACAAACACATTATGACCGATGCTTAGATCTTGGATAAGAACTAACGTCCACGACTTAGGAGAATATATACAGTCTTTAGccgtatttgttttgttttcaggAAGACATACGTCAGAATAACacatttataaaatgatatatcAAGTCTAAAACATACAATACGAACCTTACAATACGTACAATTGGTATGttcttaaaacaacaaaaactaaTAAGAAGGCATCCCAGAATACTTTTAACTTTAATAACTTAGCACATATAGAGATCCTTtcatattttagtattttattacctacaggaaaaataataattcgaaATGACATGTTtgtaaagtaatatttagaTTAGAGTACtttatttcatgtatttttGTGATAATGA
It encodes the following:
- the LOC134662486 gene encoding roundabout homolog 2-like; this encodes MNTRAVLTSLLAVFCFYTDPVNGGLSDDYGSSGEAPYIIEQPLDVTVARHQPVTLNCRAGGSPPPNIKWYKGGVLVVSDTHRSLLPAGGLFFLRATHGRAHSDAGVYWCEATNSYGTARSRNATLHVAVLREDFRLEPVSTQTAQGETVILECSPPRGSPEPTIYWKKNGQALHFDGDSRMHLVDGGSLVIQDARQTDAGRYQCIARNPAGTRESAIATLRIHIKPYLITGPEDVVAQTGGSVTFQCRVGGDPLPDVLWRRTAGGGNMPLGRVKVLDDRSLRLDNVILEDEGEYSCEAENSVGAVSATGYLTVYDPPTISLKPNSVTVENSAAATFTCTASGRPEPTMFWSLEGNRTIILPGTSKGKYHATPVIDGVTTLTVNETTKNNSGITIVCSAVNFAGSSFVRGKLTVTSDDDRPPPIITNGPSNQTLPIKSMAVFPCTAVGTPEPIIAWYFGGEALIQNHRRNVSNDGTLILRDLDKSDSGTYTCVASSHHGKYVWSGVLLVDSPINPNIHFFRAADVSSLPGPPTKPQIHNITENTVTISWNQNNKIGSSSILGYQVEVFSRETLSGNNTPRNSRGWVVLAKKIQQTQYVAMSLVSGVTYMFIVRAENSHGLSGPSPVSDPVIVGESGNALWENGVFSNNTGFRNNIMTDNIVELIEATPIDSKTIKLMWEILNFYYLEGLFIYYRPLDNATTEYQMKTILHSNDVSGYEITFLRKYTKYEFFLIPFYKKFEGKPSNSRIAQTLDDVPEGPPVNIEMFIFNTTTVHLKWSPPEPHLQNGLITGYNVLVNWLDLPANKSMVAINTTVHQATSLIMTNLTSGVSYSVQIAAETVVGMGPFSQKVYLNIDSRSIGLDPLSRYPVNGEVSIVAGDFVMETWFYVLIGAIVLFKVIVIGGIIYIRKHNIFAKKSSALPNIYDSNGTSLVTQMNIKAAVSLSHPLTSCYNKNTVTKTESLLWMENQPGLCMSGTQPKQNNQKMNSEYDKVAQQLPEYAEVTSSKIMGNEWNTNKTATSPAAYASVTLVANTRQCVSSLGWFPPGGKNIDKFDNRYAPDEELYPASNGGYYNRNVYSEKYFQGHPNVLKFYDLPSMDKTQKAQLRYNQSLDERKGDKIQKSEVTQSLIGRTYVSSRKNSETETTYRAFGGDESDDESYPEDGGYDELQAMQSQRQRPQHQYERPNFDNESTRTLARLTSFRHGQASTNGVSQNSLAPAHPPLPPHPRADSVTR